From the genome of Merismopedia glauca CCAP 1448/3, one region includes:
- a CDS encoding pyridoxal-phosphate-dependent aminotransferase family protein: protein MENKLMLMIPGPTPVPEQVLLALAKHPMGHRSGEFSKIMAEVTENLKWLHQTQSDVLTLTVSGTGAMEAAIINFVNTGDRVLVGCNGKFGDRWAKLAQAFGLDVVKVSAEWGQPLDPEAFRAHLEADTDKKIKAVIITHSETSTGVLNDLETINRYVKAHGEALIIVDAVTSLGAVNVPVDDWGLDVVASGSQKGYMIPPGLGFISVSAKAWQAYENAKIPRFYLDLGPYKKNAAKNTTPFTPPVNLIIALQTALNMMKAEGLEGIFSRHQRLMTATREAAKALGLGLFAPEGYGSPAITAVAPTGLDAEQIRSVMKKRYDIALAGGQDHLKGQIFRIGHLGFVCDRDILAAIASLEASLRELGYEGFTPGAGVAAAARVFAQ, encoded by the coding sequence ATGGAAAACAAACTGATGTTGATGATTCCAGGCCCGACACCAGTGCCTGAACAAGTCTTACTCGCTTTAGCCAAACACCCAATGGGGCATCGTAGCGGCGAGTTTAGCAAGATTATGGCAGAGGTTACTGAAAACCTCAAGTGGTTGCACCAAACTCAAAGCGATGTTTTGACGCTCACAGTTTCGGGAACTGGAGCAATGGAAGCGGCTATTATTAACTTTGTGAATACAGGCGATCGCGTTTTGGTTGGCTGTAATGGTAAATTTGGCGATCGCTGGGCTAAACTAGCTCAAGCTTTTGGTTTAGATGTCGTCAAAGTCAGCGCTGAATGGGGACAACCTCTAGATCCAGAAGCCTTTCGCGCTCATCTAGAAGCCGATACCGACAAGAAAATCAAAGCTGTCATCATTACCCACAGTGAAACCTCCACAGGAGTGTTAAATGACCTAGAAACCATCAATCGCTATGTTAAGGCTCATGGGGAAGCTTTAATTATCGTTGATGCGGTAACCAGTTTGGGAGCAGTTAACGTTCCTGTAGATGATTGGGGACTCGATGTCGTCGCTTCCGGTTCTCAAAAAGGCTACATGATTCCCCCAGGTTTGGGATTTATCTCTGTTAGCGCTAAAGCTTGGCAAGCTTATGAAAATGCCAAAATTCCCAGATTCTATCTAGATTTAGGACCATACAAGAAAAACGCTGCCAAAAACACGACTCCCTTCACGCCTCCAGTTAACCTGATTATCGCCTTACAAACAGCTTTAAACATGATGAAAGCGGAAGGCTTAGAAGGGATCTTCAGTCGCCATCAACGGTTGATGACGGCTACCCGCGAAGCCGCCAAAGCCTTGGGATTGGGGTTATTTGCTCCAGAGGGATATGGTAGTCCTGCAATCACTGCTGTTGCTCCTACAGGGCTTGATGCCGAGCAAATTAGATCGGTGATGAAAAAACGCTATGACATCGCTCTAGCGGGCGGACAAGACCACCTCAAGGGACAAATTTTTAGGATAGGTCACCTAGGATTTGTGTGCGATCGCGATATCCTAGCAGCGATCGCCTCTTTAGAAGCCAGTTTGCGAGAATTGGGCTATGAAGGCTTTACTCCAGGTGCTGGAGTTGCAGCCGCAGCCAGAGTTTTTGCCCAATAA
- the rfbF gene encoding glucose-1-phosphate cytidylyltransferase yields MKAVILAGGLGTRISEETHLKPKPMIEIGGRPILWHIMKTFSTYGINDFIVCCGYKGYVIKEYFANYFLHMSDVTFDMVSNQMSVHEKHAEPWRVTLVDTGEETMTGGRLKRVQDYVGNETFCFTYGDGVSNINIDKLVKYHQDQGGLATVTAVQPPGRYGSLNIDNNLVLNFMEKPHGDGGWINGGYFVLEPPVFELITADSTIWEVDTLPLISEKKQLSAFKHDGFWQAMDTLRDKNLLESLWNSGEAPWKVW; encoded by the coding sequence ATGAAAGCAGTAATTTTAGCCGGAGGGTTGGGCACAAGAATATCTGAAGAAACTCATTTAAAGCCAAAACCAATGATTGAGATTGGTGGTCGTCCCATCTTGTGGCATATAATGAAAACTTTTTCCACTTATGGAATTAATGATTTTATAGTTTGTTGCGGTTATAAAGGTTATGTAATTAAAGAATATTTTGCTAACTACTTTTTACATATGTCGGATGTAACATTTGATATGGTTTCCAATCAGATGTCAGTACATGAAAAACACGCAGAACCTTGGCGAGTGACTCTGGTAGATACTGGCGAAGAAACTATGACTGGTGGTCGATTAAAACGTGTCCAAGATTATGTGGGTAACGAAACTTTTTGCTTTACCTATGGAGATGGTGTTAGTAATATTAATATAGATAAATTAGTTAAATATCATCAAGATCAAGGTGGATTAGCTACAGTAACAGCCGTACAACCGCCTGGTCGTTATGGTTCTTTAAATATTGACAATAACTTAGTCCTAAATTTTATGGAAAAACCTCATGGAGATGGTGGTTGGATTAATGGTGGATATTTTGTTTTAGAGCCTCCAGTTTTTGAATTAATCACAGCAGATTCTACAATTTGGGAGGTAGATACATTGCCCCTCATTTCCGAAAAAAAACAATTATCAGCTTTTAAACATGATGGTTTTTGGCAAGCAATGGATACTTTACGAGATAAAAACTTGTTAGAAAGTTTATGGAATTCTGGTGAAGCTCCCTGGAAGGTGTGGTAA
- the rfbG gene encoding CDP-glucose 4,6-dehydratase translates to MNPQFWQGKTVLITGHTGFKGSWLCLWLQGLGAKVTGYSLLPPTKPSLFEVARVEESITSVIGDIRDRSQLQAIVAQSQPEIIFHLAAQALVRESYQNPVDTYATNVMGTVNLLEAVRGIGSVKVVVNVTSDKCYENREWIWGYRENEPLGGYDPYSSSKACAEIVTAAYRNSFFHPDKYAEHGLALATARAGNVIGGGDWASDRLVPDIINSAINGQTLLIRNPYATRPWQHVLEPLNGYLTLAEHLFQHGSAYSEAWNFGPNESDIQPVHWIVEQLLSLWGDDLSWTKDTLIQSHEANYLSLDCAKARSRLGWRPKLDLLTALTWIVDWTKLFQSGKNMRAVTEDQIRQFTNL, encoded by the coding sequence ATGAATCCTCAATTTTGGCAAGGAAAAACAGTTTTAATAACAGGTCATACGGGATTTAAAGGGAGTTGGTTGTGTTTGTGGTTGCAGGGTTTAGGAGCTAAAGTCACAGGTTACAGTCTCTTACCTCCCACAAAACCAAGTTTGTTTGAAGTAGCTAGAGTAGAAGAATCAATTACTTCTGTAATCGGAGATATTAGAGATAGAAGTCAATTACAAGCAATAGTCGCACAATCTCAACCAGAAATTATTTTCCATCTAGCTGCTCAAGCTTTAGTGCGAGAGTCATATCAAAATCCCGTAGATACTTATGCTACGAACGTGATGGGAACAGTCAATCTATTGGAAGCAGTGCGGGGAATTGGTAGCGTTAAGGTTGTGGTCAATGTTACTTCTGATAAATGCTATGAAAACCGCGAATGGATTTGGGGTTATCGCGAAAACGAGCCTTTAGGAGGTTACGATCCCTATAGTAGTAGCAAAGCTTGTGCTGAGATAGTCACAGCCGCCTACCGCAATTCCTTTTTTCATCCTGACAAGTATGCCGAACATGGTTTAGCATTAGCCACAGCCAGAGCCGGAAATGTGATTGGTGGAGGAGATTGGGCAAGCGATCGCTTGGTTCCAGATATAATTAACTCAGCTATCAACGGTCAGACGCTATTAATTCGCAATCCCTACGCTACCAGACCTTGGCAACACGTCTTAGAACCTCTCAATGGATATCTAACCCTCGCAGAGCATCTTTTCCAGCATGGTTCTGCCTATAGCGAAGCTTGGAATTTCGGTCCTAACGAATCAGATATCCAGCCCGTGCATTGGATTGTCGAGCAATTACTCTCACTTTGGGGTGACGATCTTTCTTGGACCAAAGACACACTGATTCAAAGTCACGAAGCTAATTACTTATCTTTAGATTGTGCCAAAGCTCGTTCTCGATTGGGGTGGCGACCAAAACTGGATCTCCTCACCGCACTAACTTGGATTGTCGATTGGACAAAGTTATTTCAGTCAGGCAAAAATATGCGCGCAGTTACCGAAGACCAAATCCGACAATTTACCAATCTATAG